One Defluviitoga tunisiensis genomic window carries:
- a CDS encoding alpha-amylase family glycosyl hydrolase — translation MFIGYHILIKFFKNGELSNDFPKESYKYYEKNAIDGDLQGIIQEMDYLNELGIDLIYLGPIFKAQTTHGYDVIDYFSISENISSVSEEEANDILKKLLEEAHKRNIKVIIDLVLNHASKKYDFSTIPEGLKVKTEPPQSPQEIRWQGSFLFWDLGDRDTREFLIRVGEYWLENFELDGFRLDHALGLPLDFLEEFSDRMKKINKNVIILGEVWEDEGDKEKNFALLKKFKGYDAQRFTSLFDFATYNIIKEVLGEQKKSLQDLYEQIILSNKLNEDTFQLTYFIENHDLPRFIDISKDMDSFYIAMGLLMALTGNVMLEYGNEIALKGDPLAHHFSDSGRVAMRFKESWTEEEHRTFNYTQRLINLRKEHSVLSKGAYELMDVKEKRLIFKKKNEKSEIIIFISLEDKPLDLKETYLDLISGKNIRIVQKGIYYLQKV, via the coding sequence GTGTTTATTGGATATCATATATTGATCAAGTTTTTTAAAAATGGAGAATTAAGTAATGATTTTCCAAAAGAATCATACAAGTACTATGAGAAAAATGCTATAGATGGTGACTTACAAGGAATAATCCAAGAGATGGATTATTTAAATGAGCTTGGCATTGATTTGATTTATCTAGGTCCTATTTTTAAAGCTCAAACAACCCATGGCTATGACGTTATTGATTATTTTTCAATTTCTGAAAACATTAGTTCAGTTTCAGAAGAAGAGGCTAATGATATTTTAAAAAAATTGCTTGAAGAAGCTCATAAAAGAAATATAAAAGTCATTATTGATTTGGTTCTCAATCATGCCTCGAAAAAATATGATTTTTCTACTATCCCTGAAGGATTGAAAGTTAAAACAGAACCTCCTCAATCTCCACAAGAGATACGATGGCAAGGATCTTTTTTATTTTGGGATTTAGGAGATAGAGATACTAGAGAATTTTTAATTCGAGTTGGAGAATACTGGCTAGAGAATTTTGAATTAGATGGATTCCGATTAGATCATGCTCTAGGCCTTCCATTAGATTTTCTAGAAGAGTTTTCTGATAGAATGAAAAAAATTAATAAAAATGTTATTATCTTAGGCGAAGTATGGGAGGATGAAGGAGATAAAGAAAAAAATTTTGCATTGCTGAAAAAATTTAAAGGATATGATGCGCAACGTTTTACAAGTCTTTTTGATTTTGCAACTTATAATATTATTAAAGAAGTTTTAGGAGAACAGAAAAAAAGTTTACAAGATTTGTATGAGCAAATAATTTTATCTAACAAACTAAATGAAGATACTTTTCAATTAACGTATTTTATAGAGAATCATGATTTACCTCGATTTATTGATATTAGTAAAGATATGGACTCTTTTTATATAGCGATGGGATTATTAATGGCTTTAACTGGAAATGTAATGTTAGAGTATGGTAATGAAATTGCATTGAAAGGCGATCCCCTGGCGCATCATTTTTCTGATAGCGGTAGAGTAGCAATGAGATTTAAAGAGAGTTGGACGGAAGAAGAACATAGGACTTTTAATTATACGCAAAGGTTAATTAACTTGAGAAAAGAGCATTCTGTTCTTTCTAAAGGAGCTTATGAATTAATGGATGTAAAAGAAAAGAGGTTAATTTTTAAAAAGAAAAATGAAAAAAGTGAAATTATAATATTTATTTCTTTGGAAGATAAACCTCTTGACTTAAAAGAAACATATTTAGATTTAATATCGGGGAAAAATATTCGTATAGTTCAAAAAGGAATTTATTATTTGCAAAAGGTTTAG
- a CDS encoding TolB-like translocation protein, which yields MKRRIFVIFAFVVSIISFSVNVSKDTLLISINDNTWITRQIAEKVKSIGNYMYDIEIKDVMTETIKTENYDVIMNIFTNTKENITIAFGYFQGGGFSYSETTNETADWVEKFAVKALENLSFQRFLYGENWDILQLTFWKGVDEYPIYQNEKLYFISDRYIGNREIYIFDFVNGTESKIPLESSAEYFPDISPNNNFLVFQTSLFGKWDIVLYNLITKKITRISPSNKNAYSPYFYDNTLILFSMEDESGQGTEIWYYDLYYNKLEKLSNSKRLLKFRPSKWNGNNITFYAINLEDASVNIYYLDEDNKIYPLLVDPFNQTDSWSNGSELLVFSEFNGKYFSIYEYNNNEKINLTSSITNDCFYPTYSPDKKYVFFTNYYSEADVFVLKREAIYKQRNN from the coding sequence ATGAAAAGAAGGATTTTTGTTATATTTGCCTTTGTTGTTTCTATCATTTCTTTTTCGGTAAATGTGTCAAAAGACACTTTGTTAATTAGCATAAACGATAATACATGGATCACTAGACAAATCGCCGAAAAAGTCAAGAGCATCGGCAATTATATGTATGATATTGAAATAAAAGATGTAATGACAGAAACTATAAAAACAGAGAATTATGACGTAATAATGAACATATTTACTAACACTAAGGAAAATATTACTATTGCTTTTGGATACTTTCAAGGTGGCGGTTTTTCGTATTCAGAAACAACTAATGAGACTGCTGACTGGGTTGAAAAATTTGCTGTAAAAGCTTTAGAAAATCTTTCATTTCAAAGATTTTTATACGGAGAAAACTGGGATATTTTACAACTAACTTTTTGGAAAGGTGTAGATGAATATCCCATATACCAAAACGAAAAACTATATTTTATAAGTGACAGATATATTGGTAACAGAGAAATTTATATATTTGATTTTGTCAATGGAACAGAAAGTAAAATTCCTTTAGAGTCTTCAGCAGAATATTTCCCTGATATTTCACCTAATAATAATTTTCTAGTGTTTCAAACTAGTTTATTTGGAAAATGGGATATAGTGTTATATAATTTGATCACAAAAAAAATAACAAGAATTAGCCCATCTAATAAAAACGCTTATTCTCCTTATTTTTATGACAATACATTAATTTTATTTTCTATGGAAGATGAATCAGGTCAAGGGACAGAAATTTGGTATTATGACTTGTATTATAATAAGTTAGAGAAATTAAGTAACTCAAAAAGACTGCTTAAATTTAGACCAAGTAAATGGAATGGAAACAATATTACTTTTTATGCGATTAATTTAGAAGACGCTAGTGTAAATATTTACTATTTAGATGAAGACAACAAAATCTATCCTTTGCTAGTAGATCCTTTTAACCAAACGGACAGTTGGTCTAATGGTTCGGAACTATTGGTATTTTCAGAATTTAATGGGAAGTATTTTAGTATTTATGAATACAATAATAACGAAAAAATTAATTTAACTAGTTCTATTACAAATGACTGCTTTTATCCGACTTATTCTCCTGACAAAAAATACGTTTTTTTTACCAACTACTACTCTGAAGCTGACGTTTTTGTATTAAAACGTGAAGCTATTTATAAACAAAGAAATAACTGA
- a CDS encoding alpha/beta hydrolase — MSNSRYLKILIKILGFILIIILFFWNAFLTFLILILLNLKTLRKAVFGRLPLEFNKNAFEGPVTYTYKEDSIPLKLDIYYPTKKRELYPAIFFAHGGGWISGSRKLSSVTTWSKFLASRGFSVIAIDYRYSYFHSYEELIQDYSAALDYIRNNSNHLKIDKNKIVLMGTSAGGTLSLYYAAFNTFYNNLSAMKGIKGVIAWYAPADLLDLWRVDSLFARVAVVTTMKGSPNRKIEDYKMYSPINYVSTRMCPTLLVHGEKDTTVPVESSKKLYKKLKEQGVQAKLLIHPDGNHSFELDLKDFLTIKYVERTVSFAKDLCE, encoded by the coding sequence ATGTCTAATTCAAGATATTTAAAAATTCTGATTAAGATCCTTGGATTTATATTAATAATTATTCTTTTTTTCTGGAATGCGTTTTTGACTTTTTTAATATTGATACTTCTTAACTTGAAAACATTAAGAAAAGCTGTTTTTGGTAGACTGCCTTTAGAATTCAATAAAAATGCCTTTGAAGGGCCTGTTACATATACATATAAAGAAGATAGTATCCCTTTAAAATTAGATATCTACTATCCAACAAAAAAGCGAGAATTATATCCTGCAATCTTCTTTGCACATGGAGGAGGTTGGATTAGTGGAAGTAGAAAACTTTCAAGTGTTACTACATGGTCAAAATTTTTGGCAAGCAGAGGGTTTTCTGTTATAGCCATTGATTACAGATACAGTTATTTTCATAGTTACGAAGAGCTGATACAAGACTATTCGGCCGCTTTAGATTATATAAGAAATAATTCTAATCATCTAAAGATTGATAAAAATAAAATAGTATTAATGGGAACGTCTGCTGGAGGAACACTTTCTCTCTATTACGCAGCATTTAATACTTTTTACAATAATTTAAGCGCTATGAAAGGCATTAAAGGTGTCATTGCATGGTATGCACCAGCAGATCTTTTGGACTTATGGAGAGTTGATTCATTGTTTGCAAGGGTTGCAGTTGTAACTACCATGAAAGGCAGCCCAAACAGAAAAATTGAAGATTATAAAATGTACTCACCCATCAACTACGTCTCAACAAGAATGTGTCCTACATTGCTTGTTCATGGAGAAAAGGATACTACTGTTCCAGTTGAATCTTCAAAAAAGCTATATAAAAAGTTAAAAGAACAAGGTGTTCAAGCTAAATTATTAATTCATCCTGATGGTAACCATAGTTTTGAGTTAGATTTAAAAGATTTTTTAACCATTAAGTATGTTGAAAGAACCGTTAGTTTTGCAAAAGACTTGTGTGAATAA
- a CDS encoding dienelactone hydrolase family protein yields the protein MIDFTYDKYNNNNIDFVQGYINKGKNYRESIIKYPSLYTHAKKGTELNEIYLFEPKKKAVGLVIILHGLGTKNISYILKMGRYFSNFGVRALVPILPDNYTRTSNGSMSGKKYFSDSVGSILNTWEHAVVDILSLIDFLKMNNLWHENNCMIGYCLGGMVSVIVNSINTSIKHNFIIASGGNIADLLWNSPILQYARRDFLNNKDDPYLLNDKDYLIKIFQDTLKHPDNFKSVGDILKSEIHPLLKVDPALYAKFLPREKVTFLEAAFDFALPKSSRKILWENLGKPKRIVLPIDHITWLAFHRLISNIILNEMKFEGVGYQFLNLRYIAKFQK from the coding sequence GTGATCGACTTTACATATGATAAATATAACAATAATAACATAGACTTTGTTCAAGGTTACATAAATAAGGGTAAAAACTACAGAGAATCTATAATAAAATATCCATCCCTCTATACACATGCAAAAAAGGGAACTGAATTAAATGAAATATATCTTTTTGAACCTAAGAAGAAAGCTGTAGGCCTCGTTATTATACTTCATGGTTTAGGTACTAAAAATATCTCATATATATTAAAGATGGGGAGATACTTTTCTAATTTTGGTGTTAGAGCCTTAGTTCCAATACTCCCTGATAATTACACAAGAACCTCCAATGGATCTATGAGTGGAAAAAAATATTTTTCTGATAGTGTAGGCAGCATTTTAAACACTTGGGAACATGCTGTTGTGGATATTTTATCGCTTATAGATTTTTTGAAGATGAATAATCTATGGCATGAAAATAATTGTATGATCGGATATTGCCTTGGAGGCATGGTTTCAGTTATAGTTAATTCTATAAATACTTCTATCAAACACAATTTTATAATAGCAAGTGGTGGAAATATTGCTGATCTACTTTGGAATTCTCCTATCCTTCAATATGCAAGGAGAGATTTTTTAAACAACAAAGATGATCCGTATTTGTTAAATGATAAAGATTATCTAATAAAAATATTTCAAGATACTCTTAAACATCCCGATAACTTTAAAAGTGTCGGCGATATTTTGAAATCAGAAATTCATCCCTTGTTAAAAGTCGATCCCGCTCTCTATGCTAAATTTTTACCCAGAGAAAAGGTCACTTTTTTGGAAGCAGCTTTTGACTTTGCTTTACCAAAAAGCTCTAGAAAAATATTATGGGAAAATCTAGGAAAACCTAAAAGAATTGTTTTACCTATAGACCATATAACCTGGTTGGCTTTTCATAGACTGATATCGAACATTATCTTAAATGAAATGAAGTTTGAAGGTGTAGGTTATCAATTTTTAAACTTAAGATATATAGCAAAATTTCAAAAATAA
- a CDS encoding amidohydrolase family protein, which produces MYILQKDGRFHYINTRLNNRSYITPFVTDTHLHVLGLGEKLYFPSLESKNLKEIEDIIEKLLKNNPKEIILRGWSEEFAKPSKLFLDNIANNLPIILVRRCSHLAFVNSKVLEIVDFSDCREYVDYVNGIVKEKALEKIYAIIDSPTYTTEIWNHAKDYLLDKGYGYVHSDDLHGLYKDELPFKPTDNLKVYEKVAVTNYEQLISYQKDGYFDKFSCVKIYLDGSLGARTAYLLEKYNDDENNFGIKLWKDEELIKVLDFCEKNNLHLAVHAIGDGAIEQLLYVFEKVKPRLVHRVIHAMVMSNDQIERIKKLNLIVDIQPQFIESDKGFINNRLGRNVDKAFNFSKLYKTGIPLFISSDAPVEDPDWIRDLIRLDKLGIPYCYSLYQITYAPEFIDNFDRGSTISEQALIFNDNPFNQISVPKVYNNK; this is translated from the coding sequence ATGTACATATTACAAAAAGATGGGAGATTTCATTATATTAATACCAGATTAAATAATCGTTCATACATCACACCTTTTGTAACCGACACTCATTTACATGTACTAGGTTTAGGTGAAAAATTATATTTTCCTTCTCTTGAAAGCAAAAATTTAAAAGAAATTGAAGATATTATAGAAAAACTCTTAAAGAACAATCCCAAAGAAATTATACTAAGAGGTTGGTCCGAAGAATTTGCAAAACCCTCTAAATTATTTTTAGATAACATAGCAAACAACTTACCTATTATCTTAGTGAGAAGGTGTTCGCATTTAGCATTCGTAAACTCTAAAGTACTTGAGATTGTAGATTTTAGTGATTGTAGGGAATACGTGGATTATGTCAATGGAATTGTAAAAGAAAAGGCTTTAGAAAAAATTTACGCTATAATTGATTCTCCGACTTATACAACTGAAATATGGAATCATGCAAAAGATTATTTGCTGGATAAAGGTTATGGCTATGTACATTCCGATGACTTGCATGGCTTATATAAAGATGAGTTGCCTTTTAAACCTACTGATAATTTAAAAGTTTATGAAAAGGTGGCTGTAACCAATTATGAACAACTAATAAGTTATCAAAAAGACGGCTATTTTGATAAGTTTTCTTGTGTTAAAATCTACTTAGATGGTTCACTAGGAGCAAGAACTGCTTATTTACTAGAAAAGTATAATGATGATGAAAATAATTTTGGAATAAAACTTTGGAAAGATGAAGAATTAATTAAAGTACTAGATTTTTGTGAAAAAAACAATTTACATTTAGCGGTCCATGCTATCGGTGATGGAGCGATTGAACAGTTATTATATGTTTTTGAAAAAGTTAAGCCTAGGTTAGTTCATAGAGTTATTCATGCTATGGTAATGAGCAATGATCAAATAGAAAGAATAAAGAAACTTAATCTTATAGTAGATATTCAACCACAATTTATCGAATCAGATAAAGGTTTTATAAACAATAGACTTGGTAGGAACGTTGATAAAGCATTTAATTTTTCAAAATTATACAAAACAGGAATCCCTTTATTTATTTCTTCTGACGCCCCTGTGGAAGATCCTGATTGGATAAGAGACTTAATAAGATTAGATAAGCTAGGAATACCCTACTGTTATTCTTTGTATCAAATTACTTATGCCCCAGAATTTATTGATAATTTTGATAGAGGCAGCACAATTTCTGAACAGGCTTTAATCTTTAATGACAATCCTTTTAATCAAATATCTGTCCCCAAAGTGTATAATAATAAATAA
- a CDS encoding ECF transporter S component: MKLKNLVITGIMVALIFVLTFAIKVPVPFTRGYIHLGDSMIFIAAILFGWRVGALAGGLGSALADVVGGYAFWAIPTFIIKGIMGALVGLISDTYRKKYSLKKEIGIFSVSVGVWSAFIISVSITLTSLINNLHTSSMTATLMNELGYDNLEDLKNFLLNTRNIINIVLIVVPVVLILISLILRKKDLKLFNLGNLMGSLISGLWMVFGYFIAGRILLGNWIIPIFEIPWNILQFTVGMIIAYIVLLAFKNTTLFQNSDL; this comes from the coding sequence TTGAAGTTAAAAAATCTCGTTATTACTGGTATTATGGTTGCATTAATTTTTGTATTGACTTTTGCTATAAAAGTGCCTGTTCCTTTTACCAGAGGGTATATTCACTTAGGAGATAGTATGATTTTTATAGCTGCTATTTTATTTGGTTGGCGAGTAGGAGCTTTGGCTGGTGGATTAGGTTCTGCTTTAGCTGATGTTGTTGGCGGATACGCTTTTTGGGCAATACCAACTTTTATTATCAAAGGAATTATGGGGGCTTTAGTAGGATTAATTTCAGACACTTATAGAAAAAAATATTCTTTAAAAAAAGAGATTGGTATTTTCTCGGTCAGTGTAGGGGTATGGAGTGCTTTTATTATTAGTGTTTCTATAACATTAACAAGTTTAATTAATAATCTACATACTTCATCAATGACTGCGACTTTAATGAATGAGCTAGGTTATGACAATTTAGAAGACTTAAAAAATTTCCTATTGAATACTCGAAATATAATAAACATTGTATTAATAGTTGTTCCAGTCGTTTTAATTTTGATCTCGTTGATTCTAAGAAAAAAGGACTTAAAATTGTTTAACCTAGGAAACTTAATGGGCAGTTTAATTTCAGGACTATGGATGGTTTTTGGATATTTTATCGCTGGTAGAATATTACTTGGAAATTGGATTATTCCAATTTTTGAAATTCCATGGAATATTTTACAATTCACAGTTGGAATGATCATAGCATACATTGTATTACTTGCCTTTAAAAATACAACTCTTTTCCAAAACTCGGACTTATAA
- a CDS encoding superoxide dismutase — translation MRFELPKLNYSYDSLEPYIDSRTMEIHYTKHHATYVNKLNEALEKHPELMNKNLEDLLKDLDNIPSDIRTTVRNNGGGHYNHTLFWSIMGPNGSRKPIGKLAQRIDEVFGSFDKFKLEFSDSALNRFGSGWAWLVLDKYGHLSIISTPNQDNPIMIGLYPILGIDVWEHAYYLKYQNRRAEYIESWWNVVNWEEVEKNYLNIV, via the coding sequence ATGAGATTTGAGTTACCAAAATTAAATTATTCTTATGATTCTTTAGAACCATATATTGACTCAAGAACCATGGAAATTCATTATACGAAGCATCATGCAACGTATGTGAATAAATTAAATGAAGCCTTGGAGAAACATCCAGAATTAATGAACAAAAACCTTGAAGATCTTCTGAAAGATTTAGATAATATACCGAGCGATATTAGAACTACTGTCAGAAACAACGGAGGAGGACATTATAATCATACCTTGTTTTGGAGTATAATGGGACCAAATGGAAGCAGGAAGCCCATTGGGAAGTTAGCACAGAGGATAGATGAAGTATTCGGAAGCTTTGATAAATTTAAATTGGAGTTTTCTGATTCCGCTCTTAATAGGTTTGGTAGTGGTTGGGCTTGGTTGGTGCTGGATAAATATGGTCATTTATCAATAATATCTACTCCAAATCAAGATAATCCTATTATGATAGGGTTATACCCCATTTTAGGTATAGATGTATGGGAACACGCTTATTATCTAAAGTATCAAAATAGGAGAGCTGAATATATTGAATCTTGGTGGAATGTGGTAAATTGGGAAGAGGTTGAAAAAAATTATTTAAATATTGTATGA
- a CDS encoding ComEC/Rec2 family competence protein, which translates to MLLRSFYFLKELLINIERSKSVTPPFFIELFLIAALIIVLSHLSKALQITAFSILFFLLYIVEKDKVKVFLICLFSLVFLFYSPINLKGEVGILGKIIDKRGNNYTIFSEKVFSDRTWYSYRNYYKIYYNKYSTVPLSTGKNVYLFGEIEEGYLDVEYIAPANNKSIMKIKDNITNRLYENIKNEEARDVLVSSFMGNLRDKEVFKETGTLHLFAVSGMHVFLIYSLITSFISILVPKRNLRLVLSTFIICSYLILTGFTPSSVRAVSMLVVLNIFKLLDIPINSYNILGLIGYLNLLYVPENIFNISFLMSYAASFMILFTSNNVKNSSLKTLLIPVASYIGVFPLSVIYFGEISLMGLLVTPLLTPAISLLIICGLFSALLPWKMLHSFSTFFALSVKKFVKLFTFFEPFTFDSQFLPLFLWSLVLIFYVLILTHFRTSKS; encoded by the coding sequence GTGTTATTACGATCCTTTTATTTTTTAAAGGAGCTGTTAATCAATATAGAAAGAAGTAAGAGTGTAACGCCACCTTTTTTCATTGAATTATTTTTAATTGCAGCTTTGATAATAGTGCTTTCACATTTAAGTAAAGCTTTGCAAATAACAGCTTTCTCTATCTTATTTTTTTTATTATATATTGTTGAAAAAGATAAAGTTAAAGTGTTCTTGATATGTTTGTTTTCTCTAGTTTTCCTATTTTATTCTCCGATTAATCTTAAAGGGGAGGTAGGCATACTAGGAAAAATTATTGATAAAAGAGGTAATAATTACACTATATTTTCCGAAAAAGTGTTTAGTGATCGTACTTGGTATTCCTATAGAAATTATTATAAGATTTATTACAATAAATATAGCACAGTTCCTCTAAGTACAGGAAAAAATGTTTATTTATTTGGTGAAATAGAAGAAGGATATTTAGATGTAGAATATATTGCTCCTGCTAATAATAAATCTATTATGAAAATAAAAGATAATATTACTAATAGGTTGTATGAAAATATAAAAAATGAAGAAGCAAGGGATGTATTAGTTAGCTCTTTTATGGGTAATTTGCGAGATAAAGAAGTGTTCAAAGAAACAGGTACTCTTCACTTGTTTGCTGTATCAGGTATGCATGTGTTTTTAATTTATTCTTTAATTACCTCTTTTATTAGTATATTAGTTCCAAAAAGAAATCTTCGTTTAGTTTTAAGTACATTTATAATTTGTAGTTATTTAATTCTAACTGGTTTTACACCAAGTTCTGTTAGAGCAGTAAGTATGTTAGTTGTTTTGAACATTTTTAAACTACTTGATATTCCTATTAATTCATATAATATACTGGGACTTATAGGTTATCTTAATCTCCTATATGTTCCAGAAAATATTTTTAACATTAGTTTTTTAATGAGTTATGCAGCATCTTTCATGATTTTATTTACTTCAAATAATGTAAAAAATTCCTCTCTGAAAACATTGTTAATCCCTGTTGCTTCTTACATAGGGGTTTTTCCTCTTTCCGTTATCTATTTTGGAGAGATTTCATTAATGGGTCTTTTAGTAACACCCCTTTTAACCCCTGCTATCTCCTTGTTAATAATCTGCGGATTATTTTCTGCTCTCCTTCCTTGGAAAATGTTACATTCTTTCTCAACATTTTTTGCTTTATCGGTTAAAAAATTTGTAAAATTGTTTACTTTTTTTGAACCTTTTACCTTTGACTCTCAATTTTTACCCCTATTTTTATGGAGTTTAGTATTGATTTTTTATGTTCTAATACTGACTCATTTTCGCACCTCGAAATCTTGA
- a CDS encoding helix-turn-helix transcriptional regulator, with product MYTRIKELRKEQKLSQEELALAVGTTRQTISSIETGKYVASLPLAYKIAHYFGLTIEEVFDLTEYLG from the coding sequence TTGTATACACGAATTAAAGAACTTAGAAAAGAACAGAAACTTTCACAAGAGGAATTAGCTTTAGCTGTAGGGACTACCAGACAAACGATTTCTTCTATTGAAACAGGTAAATACGTTGCATCATTACCGTTGGCTTATAAAATAGCACATTATTTTGGGTTGACCATAGAAGAAGTCTTTGATTTGACTGAATATTTAGGATGA
- the wecB gene encoding non-hydrolyzing UDP-N-acetylglucosamine 2-epimerase: protein MRIGLIFGTRPEAIKIAPIYLKLKEMNQDTLVIITAQHREILDQVLQLFQIKPNYDLNVMSDSQTLPILSQKLIYELDNLLQKEPLDYILVQGDTTTAFIGALISFYYKIPVAHIEAGLRTNDRYNPFPEEINRRLISVIASLHFAPTQRAKENLMKEGINETLIKVTGNTVVDALHWIIDNKKDNMHQTRVKYDLDNKRYILMTMHRRENWGEPMINVLKAVRRYLSENPDMYLVFPIHPNPIVKNIVYDNLQDLENAILLEPLEYFELISLMDGCIYIMTDSGGIQEEAPSFGKPVLILRDKTERPEILETNLAKLVGTNTQTVYEYMKKFENYKLENVNFQNPFGDGKASQRITEYLIEALYSTK, encoded by the coding sequence ATGAGAATTGGATTAATATTTGGCACACGTCCTGAAGCAATAAAAATTGCTCCCATCTATTTAAAACTTAAAGAAATGAATCAAGACACACTTGTTATCATCACTGCTCAACATAGAGAAATTCTCGATCAGGTATTACAATTATTTCAAATTAAACCAAATTATGATTTAAATGTTATGAGCGACTCTCAAACACTACCAATTTTATCTCAAAAACTTATTTACGAACTTGATAATCTCTTACAAAAAGAACCTTTAGATTATATATTAGTTCAAGGAGATACAACTACCGCTTTTATAGGGGCTCTCATAAGCTTTTATTATAAAATTCCAGTTGCTCACATAGAAGCTGGTCTAAGAACAAATGACAGATACAATCCTTTCCCTGAAGAAATAAATAGGCGATTAATCAGCGTTATAGCTTCTCTCCATTTTGCTCCTACTCAAAGAGCAAAAGAAAATCTGATGAAAGAAGGAATTAATGAAACTTTAATAAAAGTAACTGGAAACACAGTCGTGGACGCACTTCACTGGATCATAGATAATAAAAAGGACAACATGCATCAAACAAGAGTAAAATACGATTTAGATAATAAGAGATATATTTTAATGACAATGCATCGGAGAGAAAATTGGGGAGAACCTATGATTAATGTTTTAAAAGCAGTGAGGAGATATCTAAGCGAAAATCCAGATATGTATTTGGTTTTTCCAATACATCCAAATCCCATTGTTAAAAATATAGTTTACGATAATCTTCAAGACCTTGAAAATGCTATTTTATTAGAACCCTTAGAATACTTTGAGTTAATTAGTTTAATGGACGGGTGCATTTATATAATGACTGATTCAGGCGGAATACAAGAAGAAGCTCCTTCTTTTGGCAAACCCGTTTTAATTTTAAGAGACAAAACGGAAAGACCTGAGATTTTAGAAACTAATTTAGCAAAATTAGTGGGTACAAACACTCAAACTGTTTATGAATATATGAAAAAGTTTGAAAACTATAAATTAGAGAATGTTAACTTTCAGAACCCTTTTGGCGACGGTAAGGCAAGTCAAAGAATAACAGAATATTTAATAGAAGCATTATATAGTACCAAATAA
- a CDS encoding lipid-binding SYLF domain-containing protein has protein sequence MKKSVTIFILVLLISFSAFAAVADIITQSRIAIEELLSKQDSGSFVQLVEQGQGVVIFPTFYKLGFVLGGQYGEGIVLRKDPQTGKWYGPAFVNIYGLSVGAQAGIQSASLILVVMNEEGINGFMGDNFTLGGSLGVAAGPLGRQLSADVDYRLKASIYSYSVAKGFYAGASIEGAYIKTNDHANEAFYKGQISPEEILKEKTVEGEAKKIVELLEKAIENLHKEN, from the coding sequence ATGAAAAAAAGTGTGACTATTTTTATATTAGTATTGTTGATATCTTTCAGCGCATTCGCTGCTGTTGCAGATATTATAACCCAATCTAGGATAGCTATAGAAGAACTTCTTTCAAAACAAGATAGTGGTTCTTTCGTGCAATTAGTTGAACAGGGACAAGGGGTTGTGATTTTTCCTACTTTTTATAAACTTGGTTTTGTATTAGGTGGTCAATATGGTGAAGGCATTGTTTTAAGAAAAGATCCACAAACCGGAAAATGGTATGGACCTGCATTTGTAAATATTTACGGTTTAAGTGTTGGGGCTCAAGCAGGTATACAATCAGCCTCGTTAATCTTAGTTGTAATGAATGAAGAAGGTATAAACGGTTTTATGGGGGATAACTTTACGCTAGGAGGTTCTTTAGGTGTAGCTGCTGGACCTTTAGGAAGACAACTTTCTGCAGATGTGGATTACAGACTTAAAGCATCTATATATTCATATTCTGTTGCAAAAGGTTTTTATGCTGGTGCATCTATCGAAGGTGCATATATTAAAACAAATGATCATGCTAACGAAGCTTTTTATAAAGGTCAAATATCTCCCGAAGAGATTTTAAAAGAAAAAACGGTTGAAGGAGAAGCTAAAAAGATAGTTGAGCTCCTTGAAAAAGCCATTGAAAACTTGCATAAAGAAAATTAA